The proteins below come from a single Caloenas nicobarica isolate bCalNic1 chromosome 23, bCalNic1.hap1, whole genome shotgun sequence genomic window:
- the KHDRBS1 gene encoding KH domain-containing, RNA-binding, signal transduction-associated protein 1 — protein MQRRDDPAARMGRGPGPGGARQGGSQQRRPPRGGGGGRGASSGAQPPPLLPPGGAAGGSAAQASTPAPLLPGGAAKMEPENKYLPELMAEKDSLDPSFTHAMQLLTAEIEKIQKGETTKKDEEENYLDLFSHKNMKLKERVLIPVKQYPKFNFVGKILGPQGNTIKRLQEETGAKISVLGKGSMRDKAKEEELRKGGDPKYAHLNMDLHVFIEVFGPPCEAYALMAHAMEEVKKFLVPDMMDDICQEQFLELSYLNGVPEPGRGRGVPVRGRGAAPPPPPPVPRGRGVGPPPPPPPPPPPRGALVRGAPVRGAIARGAAVARGVPPPPAVRGAPAPRARAAGIQRIPLPPPPVPETYEEYGYDDVYADQSYEGYEGYYSQGQGDTEYYDYGHGEAQETYEAYGQDDWNGTRPSLKAPPARPVKGAYREHPYGRY, from the exons atgcAGCGCCGTGACGACCCCGCCGCCCGCATGGGCCGGGGGCCGGGCCCCGGCGGCGCCCGGCAAGGGGGATCCCAGCAGCGGCGACCGCCccgtggcggcggcgggggccgcggggccTCTAGCGgggcgcagccgccgccgctcctCCCGCCCGGTGGCGCGGCCGGCGGCTCGGCCGCTCAGGCCTCCACCCCCGCCCCGCTGCTGCCCGGGGGCGCTGCCAAGATGGAGCCCGAGAACAAGTACCTGCCCGAGCTGATGGCCGAGAAGGACAGCCTGGACCCGTCCTTCACACACGCCATGCAGCTCCTCACCGCAG AAATTGAAAAAATTCAGAAGGGTGAAACAACAAagaaggatgaggaagagaacTACCTGGATTTATTTTCCCACAAGAATATGAAACTGAAAGAACGAGTTCTGATCCCTGTCAAACAGTACCCCAAG TTCAACTTTGTTGGAAAGATTTTGGGACCTCAAGGCAACACCATCAAGAGACTTCAGGAAGAAACTGGTGCTAAAATATCTGTGCTTGGGAAGGGTTCAATGCGAGATAAAGCAAAG GAGGAAGAGCTGCGCAAAGGGGGAGATCCTAAATATGCTCATCTAAATATGGATTTGCACGTCTTCATTGAGGTTTTTGGCCCCCCCTGTGAAGCATACGCTCTGATGGCTCATGCCATGGAAGAAGTCAAGAAGTTCCTCGTTCCA GACATGATGGATGATATCTGTCAGGAGCAGTTCTTGGAGCTCTCCTATCTGAACGGTGTGCCAGAGCCAGGTCGTGGCCGAGGAGTCCCCGTGCGGGGAAGGGGAGCTGCTCCACCGCCGCCTCCGCCTGTTCCAAG gGGCCGTGGCGTTGGTCCTCCCCcaccgccgcctcctcctcctcctcctcggggGGCCCTGGTGCGGGGAGCCCCGGTGCGCGGTGCCATCGCCCGTGGAGCTGCTGTAGCCCGCGGGgtccctcctccccccgccgTTCGGGGAGCTCCTGCGCCCAGAGCACGTGCTGCTGGCATTCAGAGAATAccgctccctcctcctcccgtGCCAGAAACCTATGAGGAATAT GGCTATGACGATGTGTATGCAGACCAGAGCTATGAGGGGTATGAAGGCTACTACAGCCAGGGCCAAGG GGACACAGAATACTATGATTATGGACACGGGGAGGCACAGGAAACCTATGAAGCTTATG GGCAAGATGACTGGAACGGAACCAGGCCCTCCCTGAAGGCCCCGCCGGCCAGGCCAGTGAAGGGGGCCTACAGAGAGCAC